CAGCTCTCGGGCGTGGACGCGAAGAACGCGATCGCCCAGTTCGCGCACGAGCAGGCGAACGAAGTCGCCGACCTCGAGTACTTCGAGGACCTGGTGCGTGGCGTCGGCAGCCACGCCAAGGCGCTGGACGCGGCGTTGCAGCCGTTCCTCGACCGCACGGTGGAGGAGGTCGACCCGATCGAGCGCGCGATGCTGCGCATCGCCGCCTACGAGCTGCAGCACCGCCCGGACGTTCCGTACCGCGTGGTCATCGACGAGGCGCTCAAGGCG
This sequence is a window from Luteimonas viscosa. Protein-coding genes within it:
- the nusB gene encoding transcription antitermination factor NusB, which encodes MSRGPRRDGIDPVARTRSRRRALQAVYAMQLSGVDAKNAIAQFAHEQANEVADLEYFEDLVRGVGSHAKALDAALQPFLDRTVEEVDPIERAMLRIAAYELQHRPDVPYRVVIDEALKAVKRFGSEHGHTYVNGVLDQAAAQWRAAEVQASRP